One Vulcanisaeta thermophila DNA segment encodes these proteins:
- a CDS encoding DUF996 domain-containing protein has translation MALNIEDVRTAGLLGLIGVILVVISIPVVVSPRTWAAPGLIGLAIILIALGKLSRAFNNPGIYRKALYGVLTNIVGGTAIVFIITLAGFKRTTCITNSPIQPQLCYIGPPTPVLAITLVTALWVVFYAVVLITYWFLREAYTGLANASGIGDFNEAAKWYWYGALTFILLVGALLIFVGHVYAASGYYKLRRYARK, from the coding sequence ATGGCATTAAACATTGAGGATGTGAGGACTGCGGGTTTGCTGGGCCTCATTGGAGTGATCCTAGTGGTAATATCAATACCAGTTGTGGTGTCACCACGTACCTGGGCAGCTCCAGGTCTAATAGGCCTCGCAATAATCCTAATAGCCCTCGGCAAACTCTCGAGGGCCTTCAACAACCCTGGAATCTACAGGAAGGCGCTCTACGGTGTGTTGACGAACATAGTGGGTGGCACGGCAATAGTATTCATAATCACCCTAGCGGGCTTCAAACGCACAACCTGCATCACCAACTCCCCAATCCAACCCCAACTATGCTACATAGGCCCACCAACCCCAGTCCTTGCAATAACCCTGGTGACCGCACTCTGGGTGGTATTCTACGCAGTCGTCCTGATCACCTATTGGTTCCTAAGGGAGGCATACACGGGGCTGGCGAATGCGAGCGGCATAGGTGACTTCAACGAAGCAGCCAAGTGGTACTGGTACGGGGCACTGACATTCATATTACTAGTGGGTGCATTACTAATATTCGTGGGTCACGTATACGCGGCATCGGGTTACTACAAATTAAGAAGGTACGCAAGGAAATGA
- a CDS encoding vitamin K epoxide reductase family protein, translating to MGRLTTKWLTLLLTFSVVGLFASAVVVYTYYYLRTLPPFCTSFKSPFPGVTADCEVVLSSRYSDVGGVPLDVLAAVWFVINIVLVIVYDLAGGSLALLAIRFLYFWRFIGIVVVPYLIYVEFFILHAICIYCTVMHIMIIVDFVALTLYLALNKPLR from the coding sequence ATGGGTAGATTGACGACCAAGTGGTTGACTCTCCTCCTCACGTTCTCCGTCGTGGGTCTCTTCGCGTCAGCTGTGGTTGTTTACACCTATTACTACCTACGCACACTACCACCGTTTTGCACAAGTTTTAAGTCGCCGTTTCCAGGGGTCACGGCTGACTGTGAGGTGGTTCTATCGAGCAGGTACTCAGACGTTGGTGGTGTGCCCCTTGATGTGCTCGCCGCTGTTTGGTTCGTTATCAACATAGTTTTGGTGATTGTTTACGACCTGGCGGGTGGCTCCCTTGCTTTGTTGGCCATTAGGTTTTTGTATTTTTGGAGGTTCATTGGTATTGTTGTTGTGCCTTACCTAATCTACGTGGAGTTCTTCATACTCCATGCCATCTGCATATACTGCACTGTGATGCACATAATGATAATAGTGGACTTCGTAGCGCTAACACTATACCTAGCGTTAAATAAGCCCCTTAGGTAG
- a CDS encoding HAD family hydrolase, translating to MLILIDLDGTLLPLDAWEPVFHRVSELIAREAGVPEAQVYAEAKALNRELMRRFDVRAFDWDYVFGEVARRYGVKLSPDVVESSLMEFVGGFRLFDGVFDILRLLREFNHEVAIATNGFSKYQSIVIRELGISKYISEIRTPDLIGCPKNCGEFFRGASAMIGDNPLFDVYYPSIYGLRTIFVGNWESRVKYVLDIWGIDLRGVRPDYMVSNTLELLDLLRRILPKGLI from the coding sequence GTGCTTATTCTCATAGACCTGGACGGGACGCTCCTACCCCTCGATGCCTGGGAGCCCGTGTTTCACAGGGTCAGTGAGTTAATAGCCAGGGAGGCTGGGGTGCCCGAGGCCCAGGTCTACGCTGAGGCTAAGGCGTTGAATAGGGAGTTGATGAGGAGGTTCGACGTAAGGGCTTTTGATTGGGATTACGTTTTTGGTGAGGTGGCCAGGAGGTACGGGGTTAAGTTAAGCCCTGATGTTGTGGAGTCCTCACTCATGGAGTTCGTTGGGGGTTTTAGGCTCTTTGATGGGGTGTTCGACATCCTCAGGCTCCTCAGGGAGTTTAATCATGAAGTTGCCATAGCCACCAATGGGTTTAGTAAGTATCAGTCCATCGTCATTAGGGAGCTTGGCATCTCCAAGTACATAAGTGAGATTAGAACCCCAGACCTTATCGGGTGCCCCAAGAATTGTGGGGAATTCTTCAGGGGTGCCTCTGCAATGATTGGGGACAACCCACTCTTCGATGTTTACTACCCATCAATTTATGGTTTAAGGACTATATTCGTGGGTAATTGGGAGTCCAGGGTTAAGTATGTGCTCGACATCTGGGGCATTGACCTCAGGGGTGTCAGGCCGGATTACATGGTTAGCAACACCCTGGAGCTCCTGGACCTCCTAAGGCGCATCCTACCTAAGGGGCTTATTTAA
- a CDS encoding helix-turn-helix transcriptional regulator has product MLPLLIVSVMVYLLGNSSTVIMNITVTQPTAILNVSLPITPLGPVTVTNASGYPVPSLLVDNHLLIPVFGNGSFTIKYTPVVNVLPNGLLSINISSKYPVNLYVSNVLLSSIPINLITNFTKVSNGLIIQLAPGNYTIEFTPEIPTAPRVTTTTTVTNTTSPPTTAPSTVKVTKGTEPGIVVYIIPIVIVAVAALLIYLLLTRRRSGAPEPVVVEGLNPTDREVLKAIIEMGGDVYQADLQRRLNMPKATLWRSIRRLETAGYVRVIREGKYNRIKLLKRPE; this is encoded by the coding sequence ATGTTGCCATTACTCATCGTATCGGTGATGGTTTACCTCCTTGGGAATAGCTCAACGGTGATTATGAACATAACAGTCACGCAACCCACAGCAATACTCAACGTATCACTACCCATAACACCCCTGGGACCCGTAACAGTCACCAACGCAAGCGGCTACCCAGTACCCTCATTACTAGTTGATAACCACCTGTTAATCCCGGTCTTCGGTAATGGATCATTCACAATTAAGTACACGCCAGTGGTTAATGTACTACCCAACGGCCTCCTAAGCATCAACATCTCATCAAAATACCCAGTGAACCTGTACGTGAGCAACGTACTACTCTCAAGCATACCCATAAACCTAATAACGAACTTCACGAAGGTAAGCAATGGCCTCATAATCCAACTGGCACCTGGTAATTACACCATAGAATTCACCCCAGAAATACCCACAGCACCACGCGTAACCACAACAACCACAGTAACAAACACCACAAGCCCACCAACCACAGCGCCAAGCACCGTTAAGGTTACCAAGGGCACTGAGCCGGGCATTGTCGTGTATATAATACCCATAGTCATAGTGGCGGTGGCGGCACTCCTAATCTACCTCCTCCTGACCAGGAGGAGGTCAGGCGCCCCAGAGCCCGTGGTTGTTGAGGGCCTTAACCCAACGGATAGGGAGGTTCTAAAGGCCATAATTGAGATGGGGGGTGATGTTTACCAGGCGGATTTACAGAGGAGGCTTAACATGCCCAAGGCAACCCTGTGGAGGAGTATTAGGAGGCTTGAGACTGCTGGTTATGTCAGGGTAATCAGGGAGGGCAAGTACAATAGGATAAAGCTACTGAAAAGGCCCGAGTAG
- a CDS encoding GTP cyclohydrolase IIa — MVQVTILRLIGYREWTETLGPDREHIIQGVQASLYNRLVSLFSGRNAWAHPFRYDYMFVISNGLRNEEIRELMRELREVSPVPISGGTHSHEEPRVAEQGAFKLSHLAGPWNVVGDEAGGDDLVCIAHIDLVNSTLGTIRNSSYWLYERVWSALGLVNNHVTSLGGLTFYLGGDNIVSVIKPIKNTDALMPLAKALNARIGVGIGRTGREAMKLATEALDELRVGGNGPLVRILENTQ, encoded by the coding sequence TTGGTTCAAGTAACGATCCTCAGGTTGATAGGCTACCGTGAGTGGACGGAGACCCTGGGGCCAGATAGGGAGCACATAATACAGGGGGTGCAGGCATCACTCTACAACCGCCTAGTAAGCCTCTTCTCAGGGCGTAATGCATGGGCGCACCCCTTTAGGTATGACTACATGTTCGTGATAAGCAATGGATTGAGGAATGAGGAGATTAGGGAATTGATGAGGGAGTTGAGGGAGGTTAGCCCAGTACCCATTTCAGGGGGTACCCACTCCCATGAGGAGCCCAGGGTTGCTGAGCAGGGCGCCTTTAAGCTGTCCCACCTAGCTGGCCCATGGAATGTTGTGGGTGATGAGGCTGGTGGTGATGACCTGGTCTGCATAGCCCACATAGACCTGGTAAACTCCACACTGGGCACCATTAGGAATTCCAGTTACTGGCTTTATGAGAGGGTTTGGTCCGCATTGGGTCTGGTGAATAATCACGTAACGAGTTTAGGAGGGCTCACCTTCTACCTAGGCGGTGACAACATAGTCTCCGTAATAAAACCCATAAAAAACACAGACGCGCTAATGCCCCTGGCCAAGGCACTGAACGCCAGGATTGGGGTGGGCATTGGGAGGACTGGGAGGGAGGCCATGAAACTGGCCACGGAGGCTCTTGATGAGCTTAGGGTTGGTGGTAATGGACCGTTGGTGAGGATCCTCGAAAACACCCAGTAA
- a CDS encoding translation initiation factor IF-2 subunit beta, whose translation MSQDNEKLYMELLDRAYRVITPRVQRRQEIPRLAIQTQPKKTIIQNFREVAQRLNRDPTHIARFFLKELSLPGSIEGDAFVIHAERSPRTLEAVYERYIRFYVECPVCHSIDTYLEREGRIYVIVCTACGARTPRKSIG comes from the coding sequence ATGAGCCAGGATAATGAGAAATTATACATGGAGCTGCTGGACAGGGCCTACAGGGTAATAACACCAAGGGTCCAGAGGAGGCAGGAAATACCCAGGCTAGCAATACAGACACAGCCCAAGAAAACAATAATTCAAAACTTCAGGGAGGTGGCACAGAGGCTGAACAGGGACCCCACGCACATAGCCAGGTTCTTCCTAAAGGAATTATCACTACCAGGGAGCATAGAGGGTGATGCATTCGTAATCCACGCCGAGAGGAGCCCAAGAACCCTGGAAGCCGTTTATGAGAGGTACATAAGATTCTACGTGGAGTGCCCCGTGTGCCACTCCATAGACACTTACCTAGAGAGGGAGGGCAGGATATACGTAATAGTCTGCACAGCCTGCGGTGCCAGAACACCTAGGAAATCCATAGGTTAG
- a CDS encoding B12-binding domain-containing radical SAM protein has product MPKGGYPIVLTAEIATMSDTYGSSVVGFASAIPENYFRDWVAKHFFRVKSDGEGRVYRAPYGLAKVEATLLAHGYSRDDVIIADPYKLDRVIGPNTRILGIYVMDPLGLSFGSGILYWILKLADLPYRGLPYIAKSFMQVINHPAVKAHRNHLKIVVGGPATWQIVDTNRQGELGIDVVYEGEFEEDGPKLFDAIMRGDNNIPSRVVAHRPVPPEMIPTIVTPSIGGLVEVTRGCGRGCQFCTPTLSGMIRSLPFEGHVDVEMKLNIEKGGFKEITLHSDEFFRYGARGIEPNPDKVLELTRKAYKLVKSYGEDYEVTTDFTTAAVVKYAPKLVEEVSEYMNEGGNWHFIEMGIETGSPRLLRMLMPGKALPYKPEQYKDVVEEAIGILNDNYWVVVGTMILNLPGETDDDVMHSLELLDRIKKLRVLTFPLPFIPMGALRKRDFTILDKMLENPLRREFILKALIKSFEEAKAFSWLITRKVENFIVKRLIRYIAVGSFNLVLNRYKKKLGSLVEQYGEFKERIKEKINKAVMSIRIDPEDDNK; this is encoded by the coding sequence GTGCCAAAAGGTGGCTACCCCATTGTCCTAACAGCCGAAATCGCAACCATGTCCGACACATACGGCTCCTCCGTAGTGGGATTCGCATCAGCAATACCAGAGAACTACTTCAGGGACTGGGTGGCCAAGCACTTCTTCAGGGTTAAGAGTGACGGTGAGGGCAGGGTCTACAGGGCGCCCTACGGCCTGGCCAAGGTGGAGGCCACCCTGCTGGCCCATGGCTACTCAAGGGATGATGTCATAATAGCGGATCCATACAAACTGGATCGCGTAATAGGACCCAATACACGAATACTCGGAATCTACGTGATGGACCCATTGGGGTTAAGTTTCGGTTCAGGAATACTCTACTGGATCCTAAAACTAGCGGATTTACCATACCGAGGACTCCCCTACATAGCCAAGTCCTTCATGCAGGTAATCAACCACCCAGCGGTGAAGGCGCACAGGAACCACCTAAAGATAGTGGTTGGCGGACCAGCCACTTGGCAAATAGTGGACACGAACAGGCAGGGTGAGTTGGGTATTGACGTGGTCTACGAGGGCGAGTTCGAGGAGGACGGGCCAAAACTCTTCGACGCAATAATGAGGGGTGACAACAACATACCCAGTAGGGTCGTGGCCCACAGGCCCGTGCCCCCTGAAATGATACCCACAATAGTGACACCATCAATAGGGGGCCTCGTTGAGGTAACCAGGGGCTGCGGCAGAGGCTGCCAATTCTGCACACCAACCCTCTCGGGCATGATTAGGTCACTACCCTTCGAGGGGCACGTGGATGTGGAGATGAAACTCAACATCGAGAAGGGTGGTTTCAAGGAAATCACGCTCCACAGCGATGAGTTCTTCAGGTACGGCGCCAGGGGGATAGAACCAAACCCGGACAAGGTACTTGAATTAACCAGGAAGGCGTACAAACTCGTTAAGTCCTACGGGGAGGATTACGAGGTAACCACGGACTTCACCACAGCAGCAGTGGTAAAGTACGCACCCAAGCTCGTTGAGGAGGTTAGCGAGTACATGAATGAGGGTGGGAACTGGCACTTCATCGAGATGGGTATTGAGACCGGGTCCCCAAGGCTCCTGAGGATGCTAATGCCGGGTAAGGCATTGCCCTACAAGCCAGAGCAGTATAAGGACGTGGTTGAGGAGGCCATTGGGATACTCAACGATAACTACTGGGTGGTTGTGGGCACCATGATACTAAACCTACCCGGCGAGACCGATGATGACGTGATGCACAGCCTGGAACTACTCGACAGGATTAAGAAGCTGAGGGTGCTAACCTTCCCACTACCCTTCATACCCATGGGCGCACTGAGGAAGAGGGACTTCACAATACTCGACAAGATGCTAGAGAACCCACTCAGGAGGGAATTCATACTCAAGGCATTGATAAAGTCCTTCGAGGAAGCCAAGGCATTCAGCTGGTTAATAACAAGGAAGGTGGAGAACTTCATAGTCAAGAGGCTGATCAGGTACATAGCCGTGGGAAGCTTCAACCTAGTACTCAACAGGTACAAGAAGAAGCTGGGCTCCCTGGTGGAGCAGTACGGCGAGTTTAAGGAAAGAATTAAGGAGAAGATTAATAAGGCGGTAATGAGCATAAGGATAGACCCAGAGGATGATAATAAGTGA
- a CDS encoding CBS domain-containing protein: MRAVDLVRRKPLVITGDRPFIEAVDLMARENVGSVVVVDSVEGMRLRGIITERDVLRALANRLPLDTPVGKVGTMGPRVVRVRYYDSVGVVASLMVSNRVRHVVVVDDEDRVLGVVSIRDLLGDLEAVREIAKLDRYPRVKE, translated from the coding sequence GTGAGGGCTGTGGATCTTGTTAGGCGGAAGCCTCTGGTTATTACTGGGGATAGGCCCTTTATTGAGGCTGTGGATTTGATGGCTAGGGAGAATGTTGGTTCTGTGGTGGTTGTGGATAGTGTTGAGGGTATGAGGCTTCGTGGTATTATTACTGAGCGTGATGTTCTTAGGGCCCTTGCCAATAGGTTGCCCTTGGATACGCCTGTGGGTAAGGTGGGTACCATGGGTCCTAGGGTTGTGAGGGTTAGGTACTATGATTCTGTGGGTGTTGTGGCTTCGTTGATGGTTAGTAATAGGGTTAGGCATGTGGTTGTGGTTGATGATGAGGATAGGGTTTTGGGTGTGGTCTCCATTAGGGATTTGCTTGGTGATCTTGAGGCTGTTAGGGAGATTGCTAAGCTCGATAGGTACCCGAGGGTTAAAGAGTGA
- a CDS encoding PaREP1 family protein, giving the protein MALRFLSEGEALVEGDPVQACERLYRAAEEVVKALAMHYNLDVLKRVRDKGGWSVVELEKAVLQISGRVGRWFREAWDAAWVLHVWGFHEARFDGEDVRERGPYVRRMVEEAWRVVKG; this is encoded by the coding sequence TTGGCGTTGAGGTTCCTCAGTGAGGGTGAGGCGTTGGTTGAGGGGGATCCTGTTCAGGCCTGTGAGAGGCTTTATAGGGCGGCTGAGGAGGTGGTTAAGGCCCTGGCCATGCATTATAACTTGGACGTACTTAAGAGGGTTAGGGATAAGGGTGGATGGTCTGTGGTGGAGCTTGAAAAGGCGGTGTTGCAGATCTCGGGTAGGGTTGGTAGGTGGTTTAGGGAGGCTTGGGATGCGGCGTGGGTGTTGCACGTGTGGGGTTTTCATGAGGCGAGGTTTGATGGTGAGGATGTGAGGGAGAGGGGACCTTATGTTAGGAGGATGGTTGAGGAGGCGTGGAGGGTAGTTAAGGGTTGA
- a CDS encoding zinc ribbon domain-containing protein: MRRENTEIGCKNNEPMLCGIVVNTIYREWRGVDVYDALMIVDGDIIYMRIPIPSEEEDNPHNRVRVWVTLWTATKLIKLLRRLHSIHGIQGIIGVEDLRGMAKKRRLHVLKYSRVFNLLTAVKKPLATMMIPSLMDAKYDFEASLFRGHGGHYYVIQIDPRGTSSICGLCAIREARFQPVVELKNRKVKCPKHGIMDRDHNASLNIMRSAYIAYMALKDYIANPARGGERPWAPSPGPTHPGLGRRMMKKEVQTPQM, encoded by the coding sequence GTGAGAAGGGAAAACACGGAGATAGGGTGCAAGAACAACGAGCCAATGCTCTGCGGCATTGTCGTGAACACCATCTATAGGGAGTGGCGTGGGGTTGATGTTTATGATGCGTTGATGATTGTGGATGGTGACATCATCTACATGAGGATTCCAATACCAAGTGAGGAAGAGGACAACCCACACAATAGAGTGAGGGTGTGGGTAACACTGTGGACAGCCACCAAGCTGATTAAGCTGCTCAGGCGATTACACAGCATTCACGGCATACAAGGCATAATTGGCGTGGAAGACTTGAGAGGCATGGCCAAAAAGAGGAGGCTGCACGTATTAAAGTATAGCCGCGTATTTAATTTACTAACGGCCGTTAAGAAACCGCTGGCAACCATGATGATCCCATCGCTAATGGATGCAAAATACGATTTTGAGGCCTCGCTGTTCAGGGGACACGGAGGCCACTACTACGTAATTCAAATTGACCCGCGAGGCACAAGCAGCATATGCGGCCTCTGTGCCATAAGGGAAGCAAGGTTCCAACCAGTCGTGGAATTAAAAAACAGAAAAGTAAAATGCCCAAAGCACGGAATAATGGACAGAGACCACAATGCCTCACTGAACATAATGCGTTCAGCGTACATCGCGTACATGGCACTCAAGGATTACATCGCCAACCCGGCTCGGGGTGGGGAAAGGCCCTGGGCACCCAGCCCGGGGCCCACCCACCCCGGGCTGGGGAGAAGAATGATGAAGAAGGAGGTGCAGACGCCCCAGATGTAG
- a CDS encoding NCS2 family permease: MGLAQLFVPPTVREVSVRREVVAGLTTFLTMAYILFVNPVIVGGGFELALKESLGLSPSAALPPGYAALVTTVKLGIAAGTALAAAFGTLFMAFFARLPFALAPGMGENAFIGYSVIPLFTAALMGIGVTSAVAAHTALMVALTAVFVDGLIFLLTTWSGIRERVLRSISPNLAMGISVGIGLFITFIGLANAGFVLPGVGTPVTFNAKAFTTPSSILALVGLFIAAVLYIRRVPGAFLITIAILTIIGMAMGLVEIPRSVVSMPVLSTSIVPNFINNFYWYIRLVALAFPVAFSLWMIEFFDGIGTILGLSNRAGLIDARGRPVNIERALYVDATATTVGALFGTTTTVIYVESAAGIESGGRTGLSSFVTGLLFLAFLPLTPLAIVIPSFATAPVLILVGLFFISLVTKLNFSDLTEAIPAFVAIIGIPLTYSIAVGIGLAFITYTVVKLLSGRFRDVSVTTVIITLIFIVFFAAMMPHMH, encoded by the coding sequence ATGGGGCTTGCCCAGTTGTTTGTTCCTCCTACGGTTAGGGAGGTTAGTGTTAGGAGGGAGGTTGTTGCTGGTTTGACGACGTTCTTGACCATGGCTTACATTTTGTTTGTGAACCCTGTGATTGTTGGTGGTGGGTTTGAGTTGGCCCTTAAGGAGAGTCTTGGTTTGTCTCCCTCTGCCGCGTTGCCCCCTGGGTATGCGGCTTTGGTTACGACTGTTAAGCTTGGCATTGCCGCTGGCACTGCATTAGCCGCGGCTTTTGGTACCCTGTTCATGGCGTTCTTTGCGAGGCTTCCCTTCGCGCTTGCGCCTGGTATGGGTGAGAATGCGTTCATAGGTTACTCCGTTATTCCCCTCTTCACGGCTGCGTTGATGGGTATTGGCGTTACTAGTGCCGTGGCGGCTCATACCGCGCTTATGGTTGCTTTGACCGCGGTCTTTGTTGATGGTTTGATATTCCTGTTAACGACTTGGTCGGGTATTAGGGAGAGGGTTCTCAGGTCCATATCGCCTAACCTGGCCATGGGGATTAGTGTGGGTATTGGTTTATTCATAACGTTCATAGGGTTGGCCAATGCCGGTTTTGTGCTGCCTGGTGTGGGTACCCCAGTGACCTTTAATGCCAAGGCTTTCACAACCCCCTCGTCTATACTTGCCCTGGTTGGTTTGTTCATAGCGGCTGTGCTGTATATTCGTAGGGTGCCTGGTGCGTTCCTGATAACAATAGCGATTTTGACGATCATTGGTATGGCGATGGGCCTCGTTGAGATACCTAGGAGCGTGGTGTCCATGCCCGTGCTTAGCACGTCGATAGTGCCCAACTTCATCAATAATTTCTACTGGTACATCAGGCTCGTGGCGCTGGCATTCCCCGTGGCGTTTTCGTTGTGGATGATTGAGTTCTTTGATGGTATTGGCACAATACTCGGGCTCTCGAACAGGGCCGGCCTCATTGACGCCAGGGGTAGGCCCGTTAACATAGAGAGGGCTTTGTATGTTGATGCGACGGCTACCACGGTGGGTGCGTTGTTTGGTACCACTACCACGGTGATTTATGTGGAGTCTGCGGCGGGTATTGAGAGTGGTGGTAGGACTGGGCTTTCCTCGTTTGTGACTGGGTTGTTGTTCCTTGCCTTCCTACCGCTTACCCCGCTGGCCATAGTGATACCCTCTTTCGCCACGGCGCCCGTTTTGATACTGGTGGGTTTATTCTTCATATCGTTGGTGACGAAGCTTAACTTTAGTGATTTAACGGAGGCTATACCCGCGTTCGTAGCCATCATAGGCATTCCGTTGACTTATAGTATAGCTGTGGGTATTGGGTTGGCGTTTATAACGTACACCGTGGTTAAGTTGTTGAGTGGTAGGTTTAGGGATGTTTCTGTGACCACTGTGATAATAACGTTGATATTCATAGTATTCTTCGCGGCCATGATGCCCCACATGCATTGA
- a CDS encoding PaREP1 family protein: MQGQPELLREVERRIAIISTYSRNYQEYLRKGERAKASEMLWGIVNNLASILSIIHGEGPINSHAELRRFMDRLAWQVGEQVLTWYRSCEVLHAIYYHNFMDEELFEHYRSDAENLIDLLNRLVYEELGKLGIKL, encoded by the coding sequence ATGCAGGGGCAACCTGAATTGTTGAGGGAGGTTGAGCGTAGGATCGCGATAATCAGTACCTACTCCAGGAACTACCAGGAGTACCTCAGGAAGGGGGAGAGGGCTAAGGCGTCTGAGATGCTGTGGGGCATTGTGAATAATCTGGCGTCCATACTCAGTATTATCCATGGGGAGGGCCCCATTAATAGTCATGCTGAGTTGCGTAGATTCATGGATAGGCTTGCATGGCAGGTGGGGGAGCAGGTCCTAACGTGGTACCGATCCTGTGAGGTACTCCATGCAATCTACTACCATAACTTCATGGACGAAGAACTCTTTGAACATTATAGGAGTGATGCCGAGAACCTCATTGATTTACTGAATCGATTAGTATATGAGGAACTGGGGAAGCTAGGTATAAAGTTGTAG
- a CDS encoding ATP-binding protein, producing the protein MRRLRLRLADAEVEFTDREVALNRVEELGERGTRFVEVVYGPEGCGKTDLLRQSAQLLRDLGFEVVYIDPLSRAF; encoded by the coding sequence ATGAGGAGGTTGAGGCTTAGGCTTGCGGATGCCGAGGTGGAGTTCACGGATAGGGAGGTGGCGCTTAATCGGGTTGAGGAGTTGGGTGAGAGGGGTACGAGGTTTGTTGAGGTGGTCTACGGGCCCGAGGGCTGTGGGAAGACAGATTTACTGAGGCAATCCGCACAGTTACTGAGGGATTTAGGGTTCGAGGTGGTTTACATAGACCCACTTAGCAGGGCCTTTTGA
- a CDS encoding sulfatase-like hydrolase/transferase, giving the protein MTMKKLNVVILVIDTLREDHGQGLEKLRELGFIRYSNAVAPAPWTLPSHVSMVTGLYPSQHGIHEAYGVYVDKQLPEISRMQMRKLNHGIMGELMSEGYSIYIISANAFLSPYYGFDKYTESMIIDYPITDKVRNYTELLNRNKLVKSVHEKGYLGTVKELIKNGHYSLLLFGLKTFILRRVRIALAKLNIVNLTMDKGAYVIKNIVETLNPEEPFFMLINIMEAHGPYTNKDIGEGISFNAFYRAMFDGVIDEEALSIWRREYPKHANYAIKRAIEIVHALKANLDNTLFIVTSDHGELLGDGGIFHGYFLKDGLLKVPLWVKYPTSFKPFKQTKPFISLTSIPTLIKAVLNNEEDYEVGTNMALAESFGSTLPSRYEEQYRKLPTETIIRVFSHRVRIYSRKCTFTYNLSTEEVEDGECMGQEPRKMMEIIKSIINTGTE; this is encoded by the coding sequence ATGACTATGAAGAAACTAAACGTAGTGATACTGGTAATAGACACATTGAGGGAAGACCACGGTCAGGGATTGGAGAAGCTGAGGGAGCTGGGCTTCATAAGGTACAGCAACGCCGTAGCACCAGCACCATGGACACTGCCAAGTCATGTGAGCATGGTGACTGGGCTCTACCCAAGCCAGCACGGAATCCACGAGGCATACGGCGTGTACGTCGATAAGCAATTACCAGAGATATCGCGCATGCAAATGAGGAAGTTAAACCACGGAATAATGGGCGAGCTAATGAGTGAGGGGTACAGCATATACATAATCTCGGCAAACGCATTTCTATCACCATACTACGGCTTCGATAAATACACAGAAAGCATGATAATAGACTATCCAATTACAGATAAGGTAAGGAATTACACGGAGCTCTTGAACAGAAATAAGCTTGTCAAATCAGTGCATGAAAAGGGTTACTTAGGCACGGTCAAGGAGCTGATTAAGAATGGACATTACTCACTACTGCTATTTGGGCTTAAGACATTCATCCTAAGGCGAGTAAGGATTGCACTGGCTAAGTTAAACATCGTGAACCTAACCATGGATAAGGGGGCCTACGTAATCAAGAACATCGTAGAGACACTAAACCCCGAGGAACCATTCTTCATGCTAATAAACATCATGGAGGCCCACGGACCATACACAAATAAGGACATTGGAGAAGGGATCTCATTCAACGCATTCTATAGGGCAATGTTTGATGGTGTAATCGATGAGGAGGCATTAAGCATCTGGAGGAGGGAATACCCAAAGCATGCGAATTACGCAATCAAGAGGGCAATCGAGATAGTCCACGCATTAAAAGCAAACCTAGATAACACATTATTCATAGTAACGTCGGACCACGGCGAACTACTAGGCGATGGAGGAATATTCCACGGCTATTTCCTCAAGGACGGATTACTCAAGGTACCACTCTGGGTCAAATACCCAACCTCCTTCAAACCATTTAAGCAAACAAAACCATTCATCAGCCTAACAAGCATACCAACGTTAATAAAGGCGGTGCTAAACAATGAGGAGGATTATGAGGTAGGCACAAACATGGCCCTCGCCGAAAGCTTCGGATCAACACTACCAAGCAGGTACGAGGAGCAATATAGGAAACTACCAACAGAGACAATAATTAGGGTGTTCAGCCATAGAGTCAGGATTTACAGCAGGAAGTGCACGTTCACGTACAACCTAAGCACAGAGGAAGTAGAGGATGGAGAATGCATGGGCCAGGAGCCACGGAAAATGATGGAAATAATTAAAAGCATAATTAATACAGGGACCGAATAA